A genomic stretch from Oryzias latipes chromosome 24, ASM223467v1 includes:
- the LOC101167335 gene encoding brain and acute leukemia cytoplasmic protein-like, which yields MGCGGSRTDALEPRYLESWTKETESTWLTSTDTDIPLSSIQSIPSDNSEVGFISEKNISPVPDFFEDGLPPPAQAYLKVCSAVSEASLNNVTPSSPSSILASPKPEAASPPSGTTVQRRSVLHTEEITKWQDNRMSTKQVTITVTQSIHQVDKNGKVKKSLTTYEIMKPVETLKQAATQNT from the exons ATGGGCTGTGGGGGGAGCAGGACTGATGCTCTGGAACCTCGCTATCTGGAGAGCTGGACCAAAGAGACGGAATCGACATGGCTTACGAGCACAGACACAGACATCCCGCTGTCATCCATCCAGAGCATCCCGTCTGACAACTCCGAGGTCGGCTTCATCTCTGAGAAGAACATCAGCCCAG TTCCAGACTTTTTTGAAGACGGCCTCCCTCCTCCGGCTCAGGCGTACCTGAAGGTCTGCTCGGCCGTGTCTGAAGCCAGCCTGAACAACGTGACGCCCAGCAGCCCGTCATCCATCCTGGCCTCTCCGAAGCCGGAGGCCGCTTCACCTCCATCAGGAACCACAGTGCAGCGCAGAAGTGTTCTCCACACAGAGGAGATT ACAAAATGGCAGGATAATCGGATGTCGACTAAACAGGTGACCATTACCGTGACGCAGAGCATCCACCAGGTagataaaaatggaaaagtgaAGAAGTCTCTCACAACCTATGAGATCATGAAACCTGTGGAGACTCTAAAACAGGCGGCCACTCAAAACACATGA
- the nme6 gene encoding nucleoside diphosphate kinase 6, whose amino-acid sequence MFPTTRHLSRVLQLTLAVIKPDAVAHPLMMEALHQKILDNDFKIVRCKDLVWERQDSEKFYAEHSGRFFYQRLVEFMSSGPMRAYVLAREDAIRHWRGLMGPTKVFRARYTDPNSIRAQFGLTDTRNTTHGSDSPESAQREISFFFPDFHTADWMEKEEPLFRSGKMTYDHQNQVHVLSAATQP is encoded by the exons ATGTTCCCGACGACTCGCCACCTGTCCAGAGTGCTGCAGCTCACTCTGGCGGTCATTAAGCCTGATGCTGTTGCTCATCCGTTGATGATGGAG GCTCTTCACCAGAAAATTCTAGATAACGATTTTAAAATTGTCAGATGCAAGGATCTGGTGTGGGAACGGCAGGACTCGGAGAAGTTTTACGCCGAGCATTCAG GCCGATTCTTCTATCAAAGACTTGTTGAATTTATGTCGAG TGGTCCGATGAGAGCGTATGTTTTAGCCAGAGAAGATGCAATCCGTCACTGGAGGGGACTGATGGGACCGACCAAAGTGTTCAGAGCCAGATACACCGACCCGAATTCTATCAGGGCCCAGTTTGGGCTCACAGATACAAGAAACACAACTCATGGCTCAG attctccagagtcgGCTCAAAGAGAGATAAGCTTCTTCTTCCCAGATTTCCACACGGCAGACTGGATGGAGAAAGAAGAGCCGCTGTTCAGATCAGGAAAGATGACCTATGACCATCAGAACCAGGTCCATGTTTTATCAGCAGCAACACAACCTTAA